ATTGGCGCAGGAGGTCCGTGTATGTCGGTGCTCGTACGGGGTCTCTTCACCTTCGCCTGCCTGGTCCTGGTCCTGGTGTCATGCGGGGGACCGCCCGCCCCCGTCCCCACCCGTGTCGAGGTCTCGCCCACCGGTGTGCTGCTCACCCCGGGCGCCCCGGAGCGGACCCTCACGGCGCGGGTGTTCGACCAGTTCGGCGCGGTCATGGACGTGCCGGTGACGTGGGAATCGAGCGCCCCGGGGGACGTGGGCGTGGCGGACGGCGTCGTGACGGCCGCCCGGAGCATCGGGTCGGCCGTCGTGACCGCCCGGGCGGGGAAGGCCGCCGCGAGCGTGCTCGTCGTGGCGGCCGAGCCGGTGGCAGGGGCCGTAATCGTGTCCGACGATCAGGTCGACGGCGACGCCGTGCCCGTCAGCGAGGGGACTCCCTTCGGACCCGGCTACCAGTACCGCGTCAAGCTGGTGGGGGCGGAACCACCGCCGGTCGGCGCGGTCCTGATGACGAGCGGCGCGAAGGCGGTGGCCGGCCGGGTCGTCGCCGTCGCCGGCGCGGTCGTCACGCTCGAGATGGTGTCACTTGGCGAGCTCTTCGCCGGCCTCGAGCTCGATGCGAAGCTCGACCTGGCCACCGTGGAGTTCACGCCGGCGGTGGAGAACCTGGGCGCCTTCAGTACCACGAGGGCGCCGGACGGGTCGCTGCGGGCTCGGCTGCGGGGACCTCGGACCGTGACCGCCGGTGCCGCCCTCGAGCCGCAGGCCGAGTGGCAGGCCGGCAGGTTCAAGTGCGAGGCGGAGGCTCAGGCCGTCACGATCGGGTTACAGCAGGCCGACCTCGACTTCGCCATGAACCTGACCTACGAGGTCGTGTGGAACGAGGACAGGAAGGCCATCGTGATTGGCGGCGCTCCGACGGTCACCATCGCCGTCACTCCCATGCTGGAGGCCGGAATCGCGGGCGAGATCGAGTGCACCTTCACGTTCGGCGAGATCACGGTGCCGCTGCCGGGTCCGCTCGGCCTTTTCCTCGGGGCGGTCGTGCCCGTCGGGGCCGGGTTCACGCTGGGTGGCGAGGTGCCGATCGCCGGGGTGGGGCTGGCAGCGAACGCCCGAGTCGGCGCGACCTTCCGCGCAGGCTTCGACTGTCAGGCCGAGTGCGTGGCGGTCAACGAGCTCGGGTCGATCCTGGAGGGGGGCGTGGAGCCGCGCCTACCCTCATCGCTCGGTCTCAACACGATCAAGCTGGAGGCCAAGCCGTTCCTGTTCGCGAAGCTGGAGGGGGGCGCGCGGTTCGTGCGCGCTTTGCGGGTGGAGGCCATCGAGGCGG
This is a stretch of genomic DNA from Trueperaceae bacterium. It encodes these proteins:
- a CDS encoding Ig-like domain-containing protein, with the translated sequence MSVLVRGLFTFACLVLVLVSCGGPPAPVPTRVEVSPTGVLLTPGAPERTLTARVFDQFGAVMDVPVTWESSAPGDVGVADGVVTAARSIGSAVVTARAGKAAASVLVVAAEPVAGAVIVSDDQVDGDAVPVSEGTPFGPGYQYRVKLVGAEPPPVGAVLMTSGAKAVAGRVVAVAGAVVTLEMVSLGELFAGLELDAKLDLATVEFTPAVENLGAFSTTRAPDGSLRARLRGPRTVTAGAALEPQAEWQAGRFKCEAEAQAVTIGLQQADLDFAMNLTYEVVWNEDRKAIVIGGAPTVTIAVTPMLEAGIAGEIECTFTFGEITVPLPGPLGLFLGAVVPVGAGFTLGGEVPIAGVGLAANARVGATFRAGFDCQAECVAVNELGSILEGGVEPRLPSSLGLNTIKLEAKPFLFAKLEGGARFVRALRVEAIEAEAGLLLEAEVASEKVQADDPDVAASYEASFVASVGAGDDFEAFLGLIQVEVGEFEFPYRQSLGRSPTGTVRADREAFTVGEVVTFVVTLDPATVDFPVLGYNVKRVRVYRRGEGSLIFAYEVTAAPGQTQFSVPWAATVDGEIGSNFIAFVETKMPGVGFLEIGVAQPGEPVSGVGTFEYEEVIVEEDEWVEGGDYSRGHSEERIKVDVLVDGVTLEVLSGSVVYEFDSEVEDYYTVTTDEECPYTARRLRRYTSRATARPQAGGRAAPSLEVSFGDPGYSLWFDYDGWFARETYSESETWEVTFTGPSEDCFDPPPDRHEENTYEYDDWSGSVSAHADTRLDPNARAWSDVIEESETETDGPFTDTRQRTVRWSFTLP